Proteins encoded within one genomic window of Acidimicrobiia bacterium:
- a CDS encoding CBS domain-containing protein: protein MATVNDILVDKGSEVYRIEPDATVFEAITQMVDRNCGALLVMLESDIVGIITERDYLRKIAVAGRSSKTTTVREVMVSSLIVVEPDTDIDEALALITDQRIRHLPVVSDSQLQGMISIGDLVKYKTKAQAFQIKHLEEYISAR from the coding sequence ATGGCAACAGTGAACGACATCCTCGTCGACAAGGGCTCAGAGGTATATCGGATCGAACCAGACGCGACCGTTTTCGAAGCAATAACGCAAATGGTTGATAGGAATTGTGGAGCGCTGCTCGTCATGCTTGAGTCAGATATCGTCGGTATCATCACCGAACGCGATTATCTCCGGAAAATCGCCGTGGCCGGCCGCTCATCGAAGACGACCACGGTCCGCGAGGTCATGGTCAGCTCACTTATCGTTGTTGAACCCGACACCGATATCGACGAGGCGCTCGCTCTCATCACCGATCAGCGGATTCGCCATCTTCCGGTGGTCTCGGACAGTCAACTGCAGGGGATGATCTCGATTGGGGACCTGGTTAAATACAAGACCAAGGCGCAAGCATTCCAGATCAAACACCTTGAGGAATACATCTCGGCCAGGTGA
- a CDS encoding winged helix-turn-helix transcriptional regulator, protein MVVGMIDHLDVDLLFHALADATRRDIITRTMTRDYSVSGLARSYTMSFAAVQKHVAVLERAGLITKHPRGREQLVRGSPTTIRTAHGLLEELEELWRDRIDRMGEILAEPESGEAE, encoded by the coding sequence ATGGTTGTAGGAATGATCGATCACCTCGATGTGGATCTGCTGTTTCATGCGCTGGCCGACGCCACCCGCAGGGACATCATCACGCGAACGATGACCCGGGACTATTCGGTCTCCGGGCTGGCCCGTAGCTACACGATGAGCTTCGCCGCAGTGCAAAAACATGTGGCCGTCCTCGAACGCGCCGGCCTCATTACGAAGCATCCACGCGGGCGCGAGCAGCTCGTTCGCGGGAGTCCCACCACTATTCGAACCGCCCATGGACTTCTCGAAGAACTCGAGGAGTTATGGCGGGACCGGATTGACCGCATGGGCGAGATCCTCGCCGAACCCGAATCAGGAGAAGCCGAATGA
- a CDS encoding SRPBCC domain-containing protein, whose protein sequence is MTVTNVRKDPEHLKFSITAEFDVPTDRAWRLWADPRQLERWWGPPTYPATFVEHDLTAGGTVTYYMTGPEGDQHYGWWRVLTVDAPNRLEFEDGFADDAGNPISDMPTTMAMVTIEATESGGARMTITSTFSTLEAMEQLVEMGMEEGMTAAMGQIDALLAADLKPGDTA, encoded by the coding sequence ATGACCGTCACGAACGTACGCAAGGACCCCGAACACCTCAAGTTTTCGATCACCGCAGAGTTCGACGTCCCGACCGACCGAGCCTGGCGACTCTGGGCAGACCCTCGACAGCTCGAACGCTGGTGGGGTCCCCCGACGTATCCGGCGACATTTGTCGAACATGATCTCACTGCGGGCGGGACCGTCACCTATTACATGACAGGACCCGAAGGGGACCAGCACTACGGCTGGTGGCGCGTGCTCACGGTGGATGCCCCGAACCGGTTGGAATTCGAGGATGGGTTTGCCGACGATGCAGGTAACCCGATCAGCGATATGCCGACCACAATGGCCATGGTCACGATCGAAGCCACAGAGTCGGGCGGCGCTCGTATGACTATCACTTCCACGTTCTCCACGTTGGAGGCCATGGAACAACTGGTGGAGATGGGGATGGAGGAGGGCATGACGGCGGCCATGGGGCAGATCGACGCTCTGCTTGCAGCTGATCTCAAACCTGGAGACACCGCCTGA